The Tistrella mobilis genome window below encodes:
- a CDS encoding cytochrome c family protein — translation MNTVGKTILGLAAILASATPARADPARGETLFAACAACHQTGQTSSRTGPSLRGIIGRPAGSLDDFRYSRAMSQSGIVWSEDNISQFIQHPQGFLRGTRMAFSGIRSEQDRSDIIDYLKSISR, via the coding sequence ATGAATACTGTCGGAAAAACGATCCTGGGTCTGGCGGCAATCCTTGCCTCGGCTACCCCCGCCAGGGCTGACCCGGCGAGGGGGGAAACGCTCTTCGCCGCTTGCGCGGCCTGTCATCAGACAGGCCAGACCAGCAGCCGCACGGGCCCGAGTCTTCGGGGAATAATCGGACGACCCGCAGGAAGCCTGGACGATTTCCGATACAGCCGGGCGATGAGCCAAAGCGGGATCGTCTGGAGTGAAGACAATATCAGCCAGTTTATCCAGCACCCTCAAGGTTTTCTACGGGGCACCCGGATGGCATTTTCCGGCATTCGATCCGAGCAGGACAGGTCGGATATCATTGATTATCTGAAGAGTATTTCAAGATAA